One region of Bactrocera neohumeralis isolate Rockhampton chromosome 5, APGP_CSIRO_Bneo_wtdbg2-racon-allhic-juicebox.fasta_v2, whole genome shotgun sequence genomic DNA includes:
- the LOC126760091 gene encoding enolase-phosphatase E1, whose translation MKFQLVILSALLVSAFALPVPDEEVSPVVQAVPQVQEKSVEVQKVNEKVADVVKPVEARAAELPAAAAAAPALANEEKKDLKPVELPLNAPDSEISQSLLAEKKEEKKDKQTRADDKVEETKALPVAAATAPVAGLAEEPKQAEETLVAAEEKTNIEGKSTIIAEAAPAEQKKDELSAAEETPVVKTDSALAATADIAPAATELKKEETPARQERVGEAVNEVDANVVPAASVVAEVAPAVKSLLAEEAAPAATPVAATPALTTDAALEQPAEPEKQLPEAPKELLKSAASEPIAQEVEPAALAPAGDIPLQASEESAAKALKVEEPAPAAPVAAVAAPEAKKIEEPAAAAPAPAELPQQQQKELTPEVKESEPKTLEEKKPVAEAEKLSESKKSKDSNSSSDSSESESKESSESKEEKSD comes from the coding sequence ATGAAGTTCCAATTAGTCATTCTCTCCGCCCTGCTCGTCAGCGCATTCGCTCTGCCCGTACCAGATGAGGAAGTGTCACCGGTAGTACAGGCGGTGCCACAAGTACAAGAGAAGTCCGTTGAAGTACAAAAGGTCAATGAGAAGGTTGCCGATGTGGTTAAGCCAGTCGAGGCACGTGCAGCTGAACTTCCCGCCGCCGCTGCAGCAGCGCCGGCCCTAGCCAACGAGGAGAAGAAGGACCTAAAACCCGTCGAACTCCCATTGAACGCTCCCGATTCCGAAATCAGCCAGAGTTTGCTTGCCGAGAAGAAGGAAGAGAAGAAGGATAAGCAGACACGCGCTGATGATAAAGTAGAGGAAACTAAAGCCCTGCCTGTTGCTGCCGCCACCGCACCTGTTGCCGGTCTCGCTGAGGAGCCAAAACAAGCTGAGGAAACCCTTGTCGCTGCTGAAGAGAAAACTAATATTGAAGGCAAATCCACCATTATTGCTGAAGCCGCACCAGCCGAACAGAAGAAGGACGAGCTCTCTGCCGCTGAGGAAACACCTGTGGTGAAGACTGATTCCGCTCTTGCCGCCACTGCTGATATTGCTCCTGCTGCTACTGAACTTAAGAAGGAGGAAACTCCAGCACGTCAAGAACGCGTTGGCGAAGCTGTAAATGAGGTTGATGCCAATGTTGTGCCTGCTGCTTCCGTTGTTGCTGAAGTAGCGCCAGCAGTAAAGAGTTTGTTAGCTGAAGAAGCCGCCCCTGCTGCTACCCCCGTTGCCGCTACACCCGCTCTCACCACCGATGCTGCACTTGAACAGCCTGCCGAACCTGAGAAACAACTACCAGAAGCACCCAAAGAGTTGCTCAAATCGGCTGCATCCGAACCAATTGCTCAGGAGGTCGAACCAGCGGCGCTAGCACCAGCCGGTGATATTCCACTACAAGCCAGCGAAGAAAGCGCAGCCAAGGCCTTGAAGGTAGAGGAACCAGCACCAGCAGCACCAGTTGCCGCTGTTGCCGCACCAGAAGCTAAGAAAATTGAAGAACCCGCCGCCGCTGCTCCCGCACCAGCTGAGttaccacagcaacaacaaaaagaactaaCACCAGAGGTAAAGGAAAGTGAACCCAAGACATTGGAAGAGAAAAAACCCGTTGCCGAGGCTGAGAAATTGAGTGAGAGCAAGAAATCTAAAGATTCCAACTCGTCATCCGATTCGTCTGAATCCGAATCTAAGGAAAGTAGCGAATCCAAGGAGGAGAAATCTGACTAG